The following coding sequences are from one Streptomyces sp. V3I7 window:
- a CDS encoding SAV_6107 family HEPN domain-containing protein, with translation MANSSAAAARRRSATGPALPAPSPGDPASDVHPVQRPAAVPPAALSLLAQARAGLDEATALETPNERYATAHLAALRTAAAVLAARARPEPSPRRRARIRSAWEVLPEIAPELTEWSALFASGADRRARAEAGIQGAAGRRDADDLIRDVAMFVRIVERLLKLPPALPRPRPDTSATDRNMPDAG, from the coding sequence ATGGCCAACTCGTCCGCGGCCGCCGCCCGTCGGCGCAGCGCCACCGGCCCTGCCCTCCCCGCCCCCTCGCCGGGCGACCCGGCGAGCGACGTCCACCCCGTGCAGCGGCCGGCCGCCGTCCCACCCGCCGCCCTCTCCCTGCTCGCCCAGGCCCGCGCGGGACTCGACGAGGCCACCGCCCTCGAAACGCCCAACGAGCGCTACGCCACGGCCCACTTGGCCGCCCTGCGGACGGCCGCCGCCGTCCTCGCCGCGCGCGCCCGGCCCGAACCCTCGCCGCGGCGTCGCGCCCGCATCCGCAGCGCCTGGGAGGTGCTGCCCGAGATCGCGCCCGAACTCACCGAGTGGAGCGCCCTGTTCGCCTCCGGCGCCGACCGCCGCGCCCGCGCCGAGGCGGGCATCCAGGGCGCGGCAGGCCGCCGCGACGCCGACGACCTCATACGGGACGTGGCGATGTTCGTCCGCATCGTCGAACGCCTGCTGAAGCTCCCGCCGGCCCTGCCCCGACCCCGCCCGGACACCTCAGCCACCGATCGGAACATGCCGGACGCGGGCTGA
- a CDS encoding bifunctional 2-polyprenyl-6-hydroxyphenol methylase/3-demethylubiquinol 3-O-methyltransferase UbiG, with amino-acid sequence MPDPSRSRASLRTAVVRDVLQDALDRRVKATGRDALDVLDLGGGSGRFAVPLAHLGHRVTVVDPSPNALFALERRAAEAGVADRVRGVQGDVLGLFDVVERGSYDAVLCHGVLEYVDDPAEGIRNTVAALRPEGVLSLLAAGLGGAVLARALAGHFREAKHALDDPQGRWGAADPVPHRFTAEQLTELVEAAGLSVRAVHGVRVFADLVPGVLVDTEPGALDALLQLEAAAAELPAFHSVATQLHVLGETHGAAQD; translated from the coding sequence GTGCCGGACCCGAGCCGTTCTCGCGCCTCCCTCCGTACTGCCGTGGTCCGGGACGTTCTCCAGGACGCCCTGGACCGCCGCGTCAAGGCCACGGGGCGTGACGCGCTGGACGTCCTCGACCTCGGGGGCGGCAGCGGCAGGTTCGCGGTGCCCCTCGCCCACCTCGGCCACCGCGTCACCGTCGTCGACCCCAGCCCGAACGCGCTGTTCGCGCTGGAGCGCCGGGCCGCCGAGGCCGGCGTCGCCGACCGGGTGCGCGGCGTCCAGGGCGACGTCCTCGGCCTCTTCGACGTGGTCGAGCGCGGCAGCTACGACGCGGTGCTGTGCCACGGCGTCCTGGAGTACGTCGACGACCCGGCCGAGGGCATCCGCAACACCGTCGCCGCCCTGCGCCCCGAGGGCGTCCTCAGCCTGCTCGCGGCCGGCCTCGGCGGCGCCGTGCTCGCCCGCGCCCTGGCCGGTCACTTCCGGGAGGCCAAGCACGCCCTCGACGACCCCCAGGGCCGCTGGGGCGCGGCGGACCCCGTGCCGCACCGCTTCACCGCCGAGCAGCTCACCGAGCTGGTCGAGGCGGCCGGGCTCAGCGTCCGGGCCGTGCACGGCGTGCGGGTCTTCGCCGACCTGGTCCCCGGAGTCCTCGTGGACACCGAACCCGGAGCCCTCGACGCCCTGCTCCAGCTGGAGGCCGCGGCGGCCGAGCTCCCGGCGTTCCATTCCGTCGCCACCCAGCTCCATGTGCTCGGCGAGACGCACGGCGCTGCACAGGACTGA